Proteins encoded by one window of Anaerolineales bacterium:
- a CDS encoding DUF1343 domain-containing protein, with protein sequence MSSLLYGIDVLQEQAFAPLRGRVIGLFTNLNAVDSRFVPTYRILTETSGMKIAALFAPEHGFAAATPDGIHIHHDTDPRTGIPIFSLYGSTFRPTPSQLSGLEALVCDIQDVGVRYYTYLWTLTYILEAAGAAGVEIILLDRPNPLGGATIWGGLLEPGLSSIVGRFPIPIQHGLTLGELAVYINTRYIATPPKLTVIPCKGWTRETTWHDTGRVWIPPSPNMPTFTTVQHYPGACLLEGTSLSEGRGTAHPFEVVGAGFIDPYPLANRLNDLALGGVRFRPHRFQPTGSKWAGRSCGGVHVHITDTSKFYPFETWLTVIREIRLMYPDSFAWLPSMHGTFHFDRLIGSSAVRGQLDQGVSVKDITAEWADIARIFQAERADFLLY encoded by the coding sequence GTGAGTTCTCTGCTGTATGGTATTGATGTTTTGCAAGAACAAGCTTTCGCCCCCCTCCGAGGGCGCGTTATTGGCTTGTTCACCAACCTGAATGCGGTAGACTCCCGTTTTGTTCCCACCTACCGTATTCTCACTGAGACATCGGGAATGAAGATTGCTGCCCTCTTTGCCCCCGAACACGGCTTTGCGGCGGCAACCCCAGACGGCATCCACATTCACCACGATACCGATCCGCGCACGGGAATCCCCATTTTTAGCCTCTATGGGTCAACCTTTCGCCCCACGCCAAGCCAACTCTCCGGCTTAGAGGCGCTTGTTTGCGATATTCAAGATGTGGGGGTTCGCTACTACACCTACCTTTGGACGCTGACCTATATTTTGGAAGCGGCGGGCGCGGCTGGCGTCGAAATTATCTTGCTAGACCGCCCCAATCCATTGGGTGGGGCGACGATTTGGGGAGGGCTGCTTGAGCCCGGGCTGTCGTCCATTGTCGGGCGTTTTCCCATACCCATCCAGCACGGGCTGACTCTGGGGGAGTTGGCGGTATATATCAACACCCGCTATATCGCCACGCCTCCCAAACTGACTGTCATCCCCTGCAAGGGCTGGACGCGGGAGACAACATGGCATGACACTGGGCGCGTTTGGATTCCCCCCTCCCCGAATATGCCAACGTTCACCACTGTCCAGCATTACCCGGGCGCGTGCCTTTTGGAAGGAACGTCGCTTTCCGAAGGGCGCGGCACAGCACATCCCTTTGAGGTTGTGGGGGCGGGCTTCATTGATCCCTATCCCCTCGCAAATCGGCTGAATGATCTTGCGCTTGGGGGGGTGCGCTTTCGCCCCCATCGTTTCCAGCCAACGGGGAGCAAATGGGCGGGGCGTTCGTGCGGCGGTGTCCATGTTCATATTACCGATACCTCAAAATTTTACCCGTTTGAAACATGGCTGACAGTCATCCGCGAAATCCGCCTGATGTATCCTGATTCTTTCGCGTGGCTGCCTTCGATGCATGGCACGTTTCATTTTGACCGGTTGATTGGCTCAAGCGCCGTCCGGGGGCAGTTGGATCAGGGCGTCTCGGTGAAGGACATCACAGCAGAATGGGCGGACATTGCCCGCATCTTTCAGGCAGAACGGGCGGATTTTCTGCTGTATTAA